Proteins from a genomic interval of Trifolium pratense cultivar HEN17-A07 linkage group LG6, ARS_RC_1.1, whole genome shotgun sequence:
- the LOC123889181 gene encoding S-adenosylmethionine decarboxylase proenzyme-like, producing the protein MAMTNSAIGFEGYEKRLEITFFENGVFSDPAGLGLRALSRDQIDEILKPAECTIVDSLSNDYVDSYVLSESSLFIYSYKLIIKTCGTTKLLLSIPAILKLADGLNIGVKSVRYTRGSFIFPGAQSFPHRSFSEEVAVLDNYFGKLGNGSQAYMMGDANKSTIWHIYSACAKSEASTEAVYGLEMCMTGLDKEKASVFFKTDNSSADSMTKKSGIRKILPKSDICDFEFEPCGYSMNGIEGNAISTIHVTPEDGFSYASFEAVGYDYEEKCLNELIERVLVCFYPAEFSVALHIDMSGENLNKFPLEVKGYYCGERSNEVLGEGGAVVYRTFVRNDGCTSPRSTLKCCWSEDESEEEVKEI; encoded by the coding sequence ATGGCCATGACAAACTCAGCTATTGGTTTTGAAGGCTATGAAAAGAGGCTTGAGATAACTTTTTTTGAGAATGGTGTTTTCTCTGATCCTGCTGGATTAGGTCTCCGAGCATTGTCTAGAGACCAAATTGATGAGATTCTGAAACCAGCAGAATGCACTATTGTTGACTCATTGTCTAACGATTATGTTGATTCATATGTTCTTTCTGAGTCAAGCTTATTCATTTATTCTTACAAGCTTATTATCAAAACCTGCGGGACTACAAAATTGCTTCTGTCTATCCCTGCAATTCTTAAGCTTGCTGATGGTCTTAACATTGGTGTGAAATCGGTGAGGTACACTCGAGGAAGCTTCATCTTCCCTGGTGCTCAATCGTTCCCTCATCGAAGCTTTTCTGAGGAAGTTGCTGTTCTTGACAACTATTTTGGCAAACTGGGTAATGGTAGCCAAGCTTACATGATGGGTGATGCTAACAAGTCAACAATTTGGCACATTTACTCTGCCTGTGCTAAGTCAGAAGCTTCAACGGAAGCTGTCTATGGCCTTGAAATGTGCATGACTGGTTTAGATAAAGAAAAGGCTTCAGTGTTTTTCAAGACAGATAACTCTTCAGCAGATTCAATGACTAAGAAATCTGGAATCAGAAAGATCCTTCCAAAATCTGATATATgtgattttgaatttgaaccATGTGGGTATTCAATGAATGGAATTGAAGGAAATGCAATATCAACTATCCATGTAACCCCGGAAGATGGATTCAGTTATGCAAGCTTTGAAGCAGTGGGTTATGACTATGAAGAGAAATGTTTGAATGAACTTATTGAAAGGGTTTTAGTATGTTTCTATCCAGCTGAGTTTTCTGTTGCTTTGCACATTGATATGAGTGGTGAAAACCTTAACAAATTTCCTTTGGAGGTTAAAGGATACTACTGTGGAGAAAGGTCCAATGAAGTGCTTGGAGAAGGTGGTGCTGTTGTGTACCGTACCTTTGTTCGTAACGATGGCTGCACATCTCCTAGGTCTACTCTTAAATGCTGCTGGAGTGAGGATGAAAGCGAGGAGGAAGTGAAGGAGATATAG
- the LOC123891222 gene encoding stress-induced protein KIN2-like has product MDPQKMNYEAGQAQGQAQEKGANLLDKAGNAAQSAKETMQEAGNQMLASAQGAADAVKNATGMNQNQK; this is encoded by the exons atgGATCCCCAGAAGATGAACTATGAGGCTGGACAAGCCCAGGGCCAAGCTCAG GAAAAGGGTGCCAACTTGCTAGACAAGGCTGGCAATGCTGCTCAATCTGCAAAAGAAACCATGCAAGAG GCTGGTAACCAGATGTTGGCATCAGCACAAGGAGCTGCTGATGCTGTGAAGAATGCAACTGGCATGAACCAAAACCAAAAGTGA
- the LOC123891558 gene encoding short-chain dehydrogenase reductase ATA1 has product MESHMIQNVEAKNSVPKRLVGKVAVITGGARGIGAATAKLFAENGAHVIIADVLDEEGTKVAELIDGLYIHCDVSKESDIESAINLSMSWKGHLDIMFNNAGISGSEGMSITTLDMEKLTQILSVNLFGTIHGIKHAAKAMIKGKRGGSIICTSSAAATIGGYAAHGYTMSKSAMNGLMRSAACELGVHLIRVNCISPHGVPSEMLLNAFRTFDLDMTSEELNEYIGKNASLLKGRGSTLEDVAQAALFLASDESGFITAHNLPVDGGITNANCTMSFIYQDYK; this is encoded by the exons ATGGAGTCACATATGATTCAGAATGTAGAAGCTAAAAATTCAGTTCCAAAAAG gCTAGTAGGCAAAGTGGCAGTTATAACAGGTGGTGCAAGAGGAATTGGTGCTGCAACAGCAAAATTGTTTGCAGAAAATGGAGCGCATGTCATAATTGCTGATGTTTTAGATGAAGAAGGCACCAAAGTTGCTGAATTAATTGATGGTCTTTACATACATTGTGATGTCTCCAAAGAATCTGACATTGAATCAGCAATTAACCTTTCAATGTCATGGAAAGGTCACTTAGACATAATGTTTAACAATGCAGGAATCTCAG GCAGTGAAGGAATGAGCATAACAACACTTGACATGGAAAAACTAACTCAAATACTTTCAGTCAATCTCTTTGGAACAATCCATGGAATCAAACATGCTGCAAAAGCAATGATCAAAGGTAAAAGAGGAGGATCAATTATATGTACATCAAGTGCAGCTGCAACAATTGGTGGATATGCTGCACATGGTTATACAATGTCAAAATCAGCCATGAATGGATTAATGAGAAGTGCGGCGTGTGAATTAGGTGTTCATTTGATTCGCGTTAATTGCATTTCTCCACACGGTGTTCCATCGGAGATGCTTTTAAATGCTTTTAGAACTTTTGATCTTGATATGACTAGTGAAGAATTGAATGAGTATATTGGTAAGAATGCAAGTTTGCTTAAAGGGAGAGGTTCAACACTTGAAGATGTTGCACAAGCTGCTTTGTTTTTAGCTAGTGATGAATCTGGATTTATAACTGCTCATAATCTTCCTGTTGATGGAGGGATTACTAATGCTAATTGTACTATGAGTTTCATTTACCAAGATTATAAGTGa
- the LOC123890577 gene encoding pentatricopeptide repeat-containing protein At5g15980, mitochondrial-like, protein MRNQWRLLHLLLRNHHKILNQSQVLRSFSSIPLRFTTNQSKFPINPSFRNFSSEPVLANVDSDHSVIVDIFSKSRDLNDVKNQLDSNQLSINHDVVNAVLRKLDSDPDSARRFFQWVLENHPERLSSKSYNQLLGVLGINGVVEEFWDLVGVMKKKGFGVSKWVKDRTLDYFEKNGMNGDALKLKELFDNDTVERKFTNLCRIVRNNVWSDDVEKEIRDLNVGFSSELVKLVLENLGSEPNKALIFFRWVEESGVFKHDGCTYNAMARVLGREDSIDRFWKLVGDMRSAGFEMEVETFVKVLGRFCKRKMIKDAVELYEFAMAGADKPSPPCFTFLLRKVVSSKELDMGLFSRVVKVFTGNGNALTDSMADAVLKSLTSVGKIGQWNKVLKEMEDSGFVASGSLRSKIAFRLGATGNKEQANEFVNRIEAYGSHPDHKMRQSLVEGHCVGGNLDKAFDSFKEMVEKEGVESVGYTFDLLMNSYCQMNRAKDACEILCQWVNEKELKPRHSTYKLLVTNLLAQGGFTDALNILTLMKDHGFPPFTEPLIEHISKRGSGDDAVLLLEAMTSKYIPPKPRTIDEVIQLNRELMASKKFPSTSVYHVLFNAFFKQGRHEEAQNFLSKCPSHIRNDADVLDLFCSMNSKEASDSGLLAA, encoded by the coding sequence ATGAGAAATCAATGGcgtcttcttcatcttcttcttcgcAATCACCACAAAATTCTCAATCAATCTCAGGTACTTCGCTCTTTCTCTTCAATTCCTCTTCGTTTCACTACTAATCAATCCAAATTCCCTATAAACCCTAGTTTCCGTAATTTCTCATCCGAACCCGTTCTCGCAAACGTTGATTCTGATCACTCTGTCATCGTTGATATATTCTCGAAATCCAGAGATCTTAATGACGTTAAGAATCAACTGGATTCGAATCAGCTTTCGATTAATCATGATGTGGTAAACGCTGTTTTGCGGAAGCTTGATTCTGATCCCGATTCGGCACGGAGGTTCTTTCAATGGGTATTGGAAAACCATCCTGAAAGGTTGAGCTCTAAATCGTATAATCAACTTTTGGGCGTTTTGGGGATAAATGGAGTTGTTGAAGAGTTTTGGGATTTGGTTGGGGTTATGAAGAAAAAGGGTTTCGGTGTTTCGAAATGGGTGAAAGATAGAACTTTGGATTATTTTGAAAAGAATGGAATGAATGGTGATGCTTTGAAGTTGAAGGAATTGTTTGATAATGACACTGTTGAGAGGAAATTTACTAATTTGTGTAGGATTGTGAGGAACAATGTGTGGAGTGATGATGTTGAGAAAGAAATTAGGGATTTGAATGTTGGGTTTTCTAGTGAATTGGTTAAGCTGGTTTTGGAGAATTTAGGTTCGGAGCCGAATAAGGCGTTGATATTTTTTAGGTGGGTTGAGGAGAGTGGAGTTTTTAAGCATGATGGATGTACTTATAATGCGATGGCTAGGGTGCTTGGTAGGGAGGATTCAATTGATCGGTTTTGGAAGCTTGTTGGTGATATGAGGAGTGCTGGATTTGAGATGGAAGTAGAGACTTTTGTTAAGGTTTTGGGTCGGTTTTGTAAGAGGAAAATGATTAAGGATGCTGTTGAGCTTTATGAGTTTGCTATGGCCGGTGCTGATAAGCCTTCGCCGCCGTGCTTTACCTTTTTGTTGAGAAAGGTTGTTTCTTCTAAGGAGTTGGATATGGGTTTGTTTTCAAGGGTTGTGAAAGTTTTTACCGGAAATGGAAATGCTTTGACAGATTCCATGGCTGATGCCGTACTCAAGTCTTTAACCAGCGTTGGTAAGATTGGTCAGTGGAATAAGGTTTTGAAAGAAATGGAAGATTCTGGGTTTGTTGCTAGTGGTAGTTTGCGGAGTAAAATTGCTTTTCGACTCGGTGCTACTGGTAACAAGGAACAAGCTAATGAGTTTGTGAATAGAATTGAAGCATATGGATCTCATCCAGATCACAAGATGCGGCAATCTTTAGTTGAGGGGCATTGTGTAGGTGGGAACCTTGATAAGGCCTTTGATTCTTTCAAAGAGATGGTTGAGAAAGAGGGAGTAGAATCTGTGGGCTATACCTTTGATTTGTTGATGAATTCGTATTGCCAAATGAATAGAGCAAAAGATGCATGCGAGATTCTTTGCCAATGGGTGAATGAAAAAGAGTTAAAGCCCCGACATTCTACTTACAAGCTGCTTGTAACCAACTTATTGGCTCAAGGAGGATTCACCGATGCCTTAAATATTTTGACTTTAATGAAAGACCATGGATTTCCTCCTTTTACTGAACCCTTGATCGAACACATATCAAAGCGTGGAAGTGGTGATGACGCTGTTCTGTTACTCGAGGCAATGACCTCAAAGTACATACCACCAAAACCTAGAACTATTGATGAGGTGATTCAGTTAAACAGGGAGCTAATGGCCTCAAAGAAGTTTCCATCTACATCTGTGTACCACGTACTGTTTAACGCCTTCTTCAAGCAAGGAAGGCATGAAGAAGCACAAAATTTCCTTTCCAAATGTCCAAGCCACATTCGTAATGACGCTGATGTCTTGGATCTCTTTTGTTCCATGAACTCTAAAGAAGCTTCTGATTCTGGTTTGTTGGCTGCTTAA